One genomic window of Streptococcus mitis includes the following:
- the rpsG gene encoding 30S ribosomal protein S7 has protein sequence MSRKNRAPKRDVLPDPLYNSQLVTRLINRVMLDGKRGTAASIVYGAFEQIKEATGNDALEVFETAMENIMPVLEVRARRVGGSNYQVPVEVRPERRTTLGLRWLVTIARLRGEHTMQDRLAKEILDAANNTGAAVKKREDTHRMAEANRAFAHFRW, from the coding sequence CCAGATCCGCTTTACAATTCACAACTAGTTACTCGTCTTATCAACCGCGTTATGCTTGACGGTAAACGTGGTACAGCTGCTTCAATCGTTTACGGTGCTTTTGAGCAAATCAAAGAAGCTACTGGAAACGATGCACTTGAAGTATTTGAAACAGCTATGGAAAACATCATGCCTGTACTTGAAGTACGTGCACGTCGTGTTGGTGGTTCTAACTACCAAGTCCCAGTTGAAGTTCGTCCAGAACGTCGTACAACACTTGGACTTCGTTGGTTGGTAACAATCGCTCGTCTTCGTGGTGAACACACAATGCAAGACCGTCTTGCAAAAGAAATCTTGGATGCTGCTAACAACACTGGTGCAGCTGTTAAGAAACGTGAAGACACTCACCGTATGGCTGAAGCTAACCGTGCATTCGCACACTTCCGTTGGTAA